A DNA window from Maribellus comscasis contains the following coding sequences:
- a CDS encoding VOC family protein — protein sequence MKKVTGIGGIFFKTRDPEKMKEWYNKNLGLVTNEYGSVFEFRNSDEPEKKGYSVWSPFSIDTDYFQPSEKEFMINYRVENIEKLVEELRKSGVTILDEIESYEYGKFVHILDPEKNKIELWEPVDDSFTQMYEGKTTK from the coding sequence ATGAAAAAAGTAACTGGCATTGGCGGAATCTTTTTTAAAACCCGGGATCCAGAGAAAATGAAAGAGTGGTACAATAAAAATCTGGGGTTGGTTACCAATGAATACGGTTCAGTTTTTGAATTCAGGAATTCTGACGAACCAGAAAAAAAAGGTTATTCTGTTTGGAGCCCTTTCTCCATTGATACAGATTATTTTCAGCCTTCGGAAAAAGAATTTATGATAAACTATCGTGTAGAAAATATTGAAAAACTGGTTGAAGAATTGCGCAAGTCCGGTGTTACAATTTTAGATGAAATAGAGTCGTATGAATATGGAAAATTTGTTCACATTCTTGATCCGGAAAAAAATAAAATAGAACTTTGGGAACCGGTTGACGACTCGTTTACTCAAATGTACGAAGGAAAAACAACGAAATAA